One Candidatus Neomarinimicrobiota bacterium genomic region harbors:
- a CDS encoding DUF167 domain-containing protein: MSEVKKLLIKVKPNARENSLRQFQNGTWLAEVKAPPKDSKANRAVIELIAKQFKVTKSRVSIKSGKTGRIKLIQLDI; the protein is encoded by the coding sequence ATGAGTGAGGTGAAAAAACTTCTGATCAAGGTAAAACCTAACGCTCGGGAGAACAGTCTAAGACAGTTCCAGAATGGCACCTGGCTTGCGGAAGTGAAAGCACCACCCAAAGACAGCAAGGCCAACAGAGCCGTGATTGAGCTGATCGCCAAACAGTTTAAAGTGACCAAGTCCCGAGTCTCCATCAAGAGCGGCAAAACCGGGCGCATCAAACTTATTCAGCTGGATATCTGA